A stretch of Prunus dulcis chromosome 6, ALMONDv2, whole genome shotgun sequence DNA encodes these proteins:
- the LOC117632520 gene encoding malignant T-cell-amplified sequence 1 homolog isoform X1 — MFKKFSSEEVSAQNQVKASVQRKIRQSIADEYPGLEQALEDLLPKKSPLIVAKCQNHLNLVVVNNVPLFFNIRDGPYMPTLRLLHQWKTSYFVDFLLFLGELEFEMSPTLVESQGQLKSELQARPADPDIMKKLQVDRGAIKFVLAGANIMCPGLTSPGGALDDTVAAETPVAIMAEGKQHALAIGFTKMSAKEIRDINKGIGVDNMHYLNDGLWKMEHLD, encoded by the exons ATGTTCAAAAA ATTTTCCTCTGAAGAGGTGTCTGCACAAAACCAAGTTAAGGCATCTGTCCAGCGCAAAATTCGCCAAAGTATTGCCGATGAG TACCCCGGACTCGAACAAGCATTGGAAGATTTGCTACCAAAAAAATCTCCTCTAATTGTGGCTAAATG TCAGAACCATCTAAATTTAGTTGTGGTAAACAACGTGCCACTATTTTTCAACATTCGTGATGGACCATATATGCCTACCCTAAGGCTCCTTCATCAAT GGAAAACCAGCTATTTTGTGGACTTCTTGCTATTCTTGGGGGAGTTGGAATTTGAGATGAGTCCTACTCTAGTGGAAAGCCAAGGACAACT GAAAAGTGAGCTTCAGGCAAGACCTGCAG ATCCAGATATAATGAAAAAGTTGCAAGTAGATAGGGGTGCCATAAAGTTTGTTCTTGCTGGTGCAAACATAATGTGTCCAGGTCTGACTTCTCCCGGCGGTGCTTTGGATGACACAGTGGCTGCAGAGACTCCTGTG GCAATAATGGCAGAAGGAAAGCAACATGCTCTTGCCATTGGCTTCACAAAAATGTCAGCAAAAGAAat TAGAGATATCAACAAGGGAATTGGAGTTGACAACATGCATTATCTTAATGATGGTCTTTGGAAG ATGGAACATCTAGATTGA
- the LOC117632520 gene encoding malignant T-cell-amplified sequence 1-A-like isoform X2 has translation MFKKFSSEEVSAQNQVKASVQRKIRQSIADEYPGLEQALEDLLPKKSPLIVAKCQNHLNLVVVNNVPLFFNIRDGPYMPTLRLLHQYPDIMKKLQVDRGAIKFVLAGANIMCPGLTSPGGALDDTVAAETPVAIMAEGKQHALAIGFTKMSAKEIRDINKGIGVDNMHYLNDGLWKMEHLD, from the exons ATGTTCAAAAA ATTTTCCTCTGAAGAGGTGTCTGCACAAAACCAAGTTAAGGCATCTGTCCAGCGCAAAATTCGCCAAAGTATTGCCGATGAG TACCCCGGACTCGAACAAGCATTGGAAGATTTGCTACCAAAAAAATCTCCTCTAATTGTGGCTAAATG TCAGAACCATCTAAATTTAGTTGTGGTAAACAACGTGCCACTATTTTTCAACATTCGTGATGGACCATATATGCCTACCCTAAGGCTCCTTCATCAAT ATCCAGATATAATGAAAAAGTTGCAAGTAGATAGGGGTGCCATAAAGTTTGTTCTTGCTGGTGCAAACATAATGTGTCCAGGTCTGACTTCTCCCGGCGGTGCTTTGGATGACACAGTGGCTGCAGAGACTCCTGTG GCAATAATGGCAGAAGGAAAGCAACATGCTCTTGCCATTGGCTTCACAAAAATGTCAGCAAAAGAAat TAGAGATATCAACAAGGGAATTGGAGTTGACAACATGCATTATCTTAATGATGGTCTTTGGAAG ATGGAACATCTAGATTGA
- the LOC117633194 gene encoding uncharacterized protein LOC117633194: MGHASLILLLLINSLVPFSSGKPDKVCTSQGGRFPPFSSEGKPPRRVNKGPKDLTLCRVFRKKTCCDVSQTHPALVSVRKLASTGEANPECLQLWELLECSICDPRIGVQPGPPVICASFCDRVFKACAEAYYSTDAITQVLAPCGVNDYVCGRASEWIVNGTEFCHAAGFAVKDDITVRKREAFCYGGKASLDLISDSWKVSQSEVPQKVESLRLLEEFQQRWRGMPFSERVSWAVGGLVLTAGLLFVSKRKSRHQRHKLAALKHYKKLEAKMTQKSPSSPGNRKSK, translated from the exons ATGGGTCATGCGTCTCTAATTTTGCTGCTGCTTATCAATTCACTGGTCCCTTTCTCCTCCG GTAAACCTGACAAAGTATGCACTTCCCAAGGTGGTCGTTTCCCACCATTCTCTTCTGAGGGAAAGCCTCCACGACGGGTGAACAAGGGACCCAAAGATCTGACCCTTTGCAGGGTGTTCCGCAAAAAAACTTGCTGTGATGTATCCCAGACACATCCTGCACTGGTATCCGTAAGGAAGTTGGCTTCAACTGGAGAAGCTAACCCAGAGTGCTTGCAATTATGGGAATTACTGGAATGTTCCATCTGCGATCCCCGCATTGGCGTGCAGCCAGGACCTCCAGTTATATGTGCCTCTTTCTGTGACAGGGTCTTTAAGGCTTGTGCCGAGGCTTACTACTCTACGGATGCAATAACACAG GTTCTAGCACCATGTGGAGTAAATGATTATGTTTGTGGTAGGGCCTCTGAATGGATCGTTAATGGCACAGAGTTCTGCCATGCTGCAGGGTTTGCCGTTAAAGATGATATAACtgtgagaaagagagaagcaTTTTGCTATGGTGGTAAGGCCAGTCTTGATTTGATTTCTGATTCATGGAAGGTTTCACAGTCTGAGGTGCCCCAGAAAGTTGAGAGCTTGAGGCTGCTAGAGGAGTTCCAGCAGAGGTGGAGGGGAATGCCATTTAGTGAAAGAGTTTCTTGGGCCGTGGGAGGATTGGTTCTTACAGCAGGCCTGTTGTTTGTAAG CAAAAGGAAAAGCCGTCACCAGCGCCACAAGCTAGCTGCTTTAAAACACTACAAGAAACTTGAAGCCAAGATGACCCAGAAATCTCCTAGTAGTCCAGGAAATAGGAAAAGCAAGTAA
- the LOC117630996 gene encoding dormancy-associated protein homolog 3 isoform X1, which yields MGLLDQLWDDTVAGPRPDIGLGKLRKHKTFSFRSSSAKGSSDGGNVGSYGEDSTEEATRVTRSIMIVKPPGYGSGNSGSPPISPAGSTPPVSPFSGGSSMGRFRRRSASDAYEKASQVGGGGARSSPRSPFDV from the exons ATGGGCTTACTTGACCAGCTCTGGGACGACACCGTCGCCGGGCCCCGGCCCGATATCGGTCTTGGCAAGCTCCGCAAGCACAAAACCTTCAGTTTCCGATCCAGCTCCGCCAAGG GATCGTCAGATGGAGGGAACGTGGGATCGTACGGTGAGGATTCGACAGAGGAGGCGACGAGAGTTACACGGAGTATTATGATAGTGAAACCCCCAGGATATGGGAGCGGTAACAGCGGATCGCCTCCGATTTCGCCAGCTGGGTCTACGCCTCCAGTGTCTCCGTTTTCTG GAGGCAGCAGCATGGGAAGATTCAGGAGGAGGTCGGCATCGGATGCATACGAGAAGGCAAGCCAGGTTGGTGGAGGAGGAGCAAGGAGCAGCCCCCGGTCTCCGTTCGACGTGTGA
- the LOC117630996 gene encoding dormancy-associated protein homolog 3 isoform X2 — protein MGLLDQLWDDTVAGPRPDIGLGKLRKHKTFSFRSSSAKGSSDGGNVGSYGEDSTEEATRVTRSIMIVKPPGYGSGNSGSPPISPAGSTPPVSPFSGSSMGRFRRRSASDAYEKASQVGGGGARSSPRSPFDV, from the exons ATGGGCTTACTTGACCAGCTCTGGGACGACACCGTCGCCGGGCCCCGGCCCGATATCGGTCTTGGCAAGCTCCGCAAGCACAAAACCTTCAGTTTCCGATCCAGCTCCGCCAAGG GATCGTCAGATGGAGGGAACGTGGGATCGTACGGTGAGGATTCGACAGAGGAGGCGACGAGAGTTACACGGAGTATTATGATAGTGAAACCCCCAGGATATGGGAGCGGTAACAGCGGATCGCCTCCGATTTCGCCAGCTGGGTCTACGCCTCCAGTGTCTCCGTTTTCTG GCAGCAGCATGGGAAGATTCAGGAGGAGGTCGGCATCGGATGCATACGAGAAGGCAAGCCAGGTTGGTGGAGGAGGAGCAAGGAGCAGCCCCCGGTCTCCGTTCGACGTGTGA
- the LOC117630997 gene encoding 50S ribosomal protein L18-like, whose product MGIPPVRAPRITKYLKPYVLKMHFTNKYVTAQVIHTPTATVASSASSQEKALRESMEIRRDVAAAGKIGKILGERLLLKNIPAVSVQLKREQKYHGKVKAVVDSVVEAGVKLL is encoded by the coding sequence ATGGGCATTCCTCCGGTCAGGGCACCACGTATTACAAAGTATCTAAAGCCTTATGTTCTGAAAATGCACTTTACAAACAAATACGTAACTGCACAAGTAATCCACACACCAACGGCCACAGTAGCTTCTTCTGCAAGCTCCCAGGAAAAGGCCTTGAGAGAAAGCATGGAGATACGCCGGGATGTTGCTGCTGCTGGAAAGATAGGGAAGATATTGGGGGAGCGCCTGCTGCTCAAGAACATCCCTGCTGTATCCGTCCAGTTGAAGAGAGAACAGAAATATCATGGTAAGGTTAAAGCTGTCGTTGACAGTGTGGTGGAAGCAGGTGTCAAACTCCTCTGA
- the LOC117632832 gene encoding F-box/kelch-repeat protein At3g06240-like, producing MTYFCKMTEEMEVQILARLPPKSLMRFKCVCKSWHALLNNPHFVAKHLHLYNNQPSSTCILFKRSVLSRTEHNKEELVFTFLNLRNDNKSNADHNLINFNVEDLHFPSSMGLKSRGQFIELPGLELGESVHIVGHCDGLFCLSLYTGELVFYNPAIKEFRVLPQSCHEDAFSSTLGFGYDPKRKDYVLLSIVSYGEEILDDERLVIHPPQAEIYTLSTNSWREIETHYLETETTYFWGNETFSTYFNGVFYWLGYEEKREFVSFYDRLEEEKKQVIILFDTFDEVFHNMPLPDCFYEFPTHEMSLTVWNESIALFGFYRCEFETFEVWVMDEFDGWTKHLSVVPKVDQEVDIPLALWRRNEVLLVDRDGRIFSYNFDTENLKFFPVHGVSRGDFQAVVCVNSIVSVK from the coding sequence ATGACATACTTTTGCAAAATGACAGAGGAAATGGAGGTGCAAATCCTAGCAAGGCTGCCTCCCAAATCCCTAATGCGATTCAAATGTGTGTGTAAATCATGGCACGCTCTCCTCAATAACCCCCATTTTGTAGCCAAGCACCTTCACTTGTACAACAACCAACCTTCCTCGACTTGCATCCTCTTCAAGCGTTCTGTCCTCAGCAGGACAGAACACAACAAGGAGGAGCTCGTATTCACATTCCTTAATCTTCGCAACGACAACAAAAGCAATGCTGATCATAACCTTATCAATTTTAACGTTGAGGACCTCCATTTCCCAAGTTCTATGGGTTTAAAAAGTAGGGGCCAATTCATTGAGCTCCCTGGTTTGGAGCTTGGTGAATCTGTCCACATTGTAGGTCATTGTGAtgggttgttttgtttgtctcTTTACACTGGAGAACTTGTTTTCTATAATCCAGCTATCAAGGAGTTTAGGGTTCTTCCCCAATCATGCCATGAAGATGCCTTCTCATCCACTTTGGGGTTTGGCTATGATCCCAAACGTAAAGATTACGTACTTCTCAGCATTGTGTCTTATGGGGAGGAAATATTGGATGACGAGCGTCTCGTCATCCATCCTCCCCAAGCAGAAATATACACATTGAGCACTAATTCTTGGAGGGAGATTGAGACTCATTACTTGGAAACAGAAACGACCTACTTTTGGGGCAATGAGACTTTCTCGACCTATTTCAATGGAGTGTTTTATTGGTTGGGGTATGAGGAGAAAAGGGAGTTTGTGTCTTTCTATGACAGGCTTGAGGAGGAAAAGAagcaagtgatcattttgtttgacacatttgatgaagttTTTCACAATATGCCACTTCCGGATTGTTTCTATGAGTTTCCAACTCATGAAATGTCCCTTACGGTGTGGAACGAATCCATTGCTCTTTTCGGGTTTTATCGTTGTGAATTTGAAACCTTTGAGGTTTGGGTGATGGATGAGTTTGATGGGTGGACAAAACACTTATCTGTTGTGCCCAAAGTGGATCAGGAGGTAGATATACCATTGGCACTTTGGAGGAGGAACGAGGTTCTTTTGGTTGACAGAGATGGACGCATATTCAGCTACAACTTCGATACCGAAAATCTTAAGTTTTTCCCTGTTCATGGTGTATCCAGAGGAGATTTTCAGGCTGTTGTTTGTGTTAATAGTATAGTTTCAGTCAAATGA
- the LOC117632835 gene encoding uncharacterized protein LOC117632835: MSEPKSTVDSIREWVVEHKLRAVGCLWLSGLAGSIAYNWSQPNMKTSVRIIHARLHAQGLTLAALAGAAVVEYYEHKSGAKADKYAKYINIENFSHKD, translated from the exons ATGTCGGAACCTAAGAGCACCGTCGATTCCATCAGGGAATGGGTTGTCGAGCATAAGCTTCGAGCTGTCG GGTGTCTATGGCTCAGTGGATTAGCGGGTTCAATAGCATACAACTGGTCTCAGCCGAACATGAAGACCAGTGTCAGGATCATTCACGCCAG GTTGCATGCACAGGGTCTGACGCTGGCTGCATTAGCCGGTGCGGCAGTGGTTGAATACTATGAGCACAAGTCTGGAGCAAAGGCTGACAAATATGCGAAGTACATCAACATTGAGAACTTCTCACACAAGGATTAA
- the LOC117632833 gene encoding serine/arginine-rich splicing factor SR30 isoform X1, with amino-acid sequence MSSRSSRTIYVGNLPGDIRMREIEDLFMKYGPIVDIDLKVPPRPPGYAFIELQFEDARDADDAIYGRDGYNFDGYRLRVELAHGGRGHSSSMDRYSSYSHSSSSRGASRRSDYRVLVTGLPPSASWQDLKDHMRRAGDVCFSQVFRDRGGMTGIVDYTNYDDMRYAVRKLDDSEFKNAFSRAYIRVKEYDSRRSYSRSPSYDMRRSYSRSPSRSPYMSRSQSRSHSYSYGGRIRSISPEAKYLHRSPSVSYPRSVSRSRARSRTRSRSPVSSARPRTLSRSKSRSRSLSQSLSPSAR; translated from the exons ATGAGTAGCCGATCGAGTCGCACTATCTACGTCGGCAATCTGCCTGGGGATATTCGTAtgagagaaattgaagatttgTTCATGAAg TACGGGCCCATCGTCGACATTGATCTCAAAGTCCCGCCGAGACCACCAGGTTATGCTTTTATTGAG TTGCAGTTTGAAGATGCTCGAGATGCTGATGATGCAATTTATGGCCGGGATGGGTACAACTTTGATGGGTATCGTTTACGG GTTGAACTAGCGCATGGTGGACGAGGACACTCATCGTCAATGGATCGATACAGCAGCTACAGTCATAGTAGCAGTAGCCGTGGAGCTTCCCGGCGCTCTGACTATCGTG TACTGGTCACTGGATTGCCTCCTTCTGCTTCATGGCAGGATCTGAAA GACCACATGCGTCGAGCTGGAGATGTCTGTTTCTCCCAAGTGTTCCGTGATCGGGGTG GCATGACGGGAATTGTAGACTACACAAACTATGACGATATGAGATATGCT GTCCGGAAACTTGATGACTCTGAATTCAAAAATGCTTTTTCTCGGGCTTACATACGG GTGAAGGAATATGATTCTAGACGTAGCTATTCCAGAAGCCCTAGTTATGACATGAGACGGAGCTACTCTAGAAGCCCCAGTCGTAGTCCATATATGTCGAGAAGTCAAAGCCGCAGTCACAGCTATAGCTATGGTGGCCGAATCAGAAG CATATCACCAGAGGCAAAATATTTGCACCGCTCTCCATCAGTATCTTATCCAAGGTCTGTCTCACGTTCCCGCGCAAG ATCTCGGACAAGATCTAGGTCTCCAGTTTCTTCT GCTCGTCCCAGGACTCTGAGCAGATCCAAGTCAAGATCCAGAAGCTTATCCCAGTCGCTTTCACCTTCTGCAAG GTGA
- the LOC117632833 gene encoding serine/arginine-rich splicing factor SR30 isoform X2: MSSRSSRTIYVGNLPGDIRMREIEDLFMKYGPIVDIDLKVPPRPPGYAFIEFEDARDADDAIYGRDGYNFDGYRLRVELAHGGRGHSSSMDRYSSYSHSSSSRGASRRSDYRVLVTGLPPSASWQDLKDHMRRAGDVCFSQVFRDRGGMTGIVDYTNYDDMRYAVRKLDDSEFKNAFSRAYIRVKEYDSRRSYSRSPSYDMRRSYSRSPSRSPYMSRSQSRSHSYSYGGRIRSISPEAKYLHRSPSVSYPRSVSRSRARSRTRSRSPVSSARPRTLSRSKSRSRSLSQSLSPSAR; the protein is encoded by the exons ATGAGTAGCCGATCGAGTCGCACTATCTACGTCGGCAATCTGCCTGGGGATATTCGTAtgagagaaattgaagatttgTTCATGAAg TACGGGCCCATCGTCGACATTGATCTCAAAGTCCCGCCGAGACCACCAGGTTATGCTTTTATTGAG TTTGAAGATGCTCGAGATGCTGATGATGCAATTTATGGCCGGGATGGGTACAACTTTGATGGGTATCGTTTACGG GTTGAACTAGCGCATGGTGGACGAGGACACTCATCGTCAATGGATCGATACAGCAGCTACAGTCATAGTAGCAGTAGCCGTGGAGCTTCCCGGCGCTCTGACTATCGTG TACTGGTCACTGGATTGCCTCCTTCTGCTTCATGGCAGGATCTGAAA GACCACATGCGTCGAGCTGGAGATGTCTGTTTCTCCCAAGTGTTCCGTGATCGGGGTG GCATGACGGGAATTGTAGACTACACAAACTATGACGATATGAGATATGCT GTCCGGAAACTTGATGACTCTGAATTCAAAAATGCTTTTTCTCGGGCTTACATACGG GTGAAGGAATATGATTCTAGACGTAGCTATTCCAGAAGCCCTAGTTATGACATGAGACGGAGCTACTCTAGAAGCCCCAGTCGTAGTCCATATATGTCGAGAAGTCAAAGCCGCAGTCACAGCTATAGCTATGGTGGCCGAATCAGAAG CATATCACCAGAGGCAAAATATTTGCACCGCTCTCCATCAGTATCTTATCCAAGGTCTGTCTCACGTTCCCGCGCAAG ATCTCGGACAAGATCTAGGTCTCCAGTTTCTTCT GCTCGTCCCAGGACTCTGAGCAGATCCAAGTCAAGATCCAGAAGCTTATCCCAGTCGCTTTCACCTTCTGCAAG GTGA